In the Kineosporiaceae bacterium genome, one interval contains:
- a CDS encoding DUF3626 domain-containing protein yields the protein MHGSEQSPDARAVGFVAARSLGSPLDPTLRVTANFHPDRSSSGIPVLQSMRQHGTYLSQFVTGTSNGGLTAFPGGDRWRWESTMFGGAYDNVDPVRRPIYGALNHRRSLIGGSPRFGSAHFRFTAELLRRTTFCYPDSCFEPGHFAVAGRFELLELLERDEGKGRDPLDAYVEAHVHGAVRFDRDVEALVLDPSYRGTQVEDQARLLQCPLEWHDGFRLRVDVLRQYPDFRGPRYVELGAALAEGGVLTPHILGRAACTGRYEPQSLKRVWHYLAWLGTAQAQ from the coding sequence ATGCACGGCAGCGAGCAGTCCCCAGACGCGCGAGCCGTCGGGTTCGTCGCGGCCAGATCCCTGGGGAGTCCGTTGGACCCCACCCTGCGAGTGACCGCGAACTTCCATCCGGACCGCAGCTCCTCGGGAATCCCCGTCCTGCAGAGCATGCGGCAGCACGGGACCTACCTGTCGCAGTTCGTCACCGGGACGAGCAACGGCGGGCTCACCGCATTCCCAGGTGGGGATCGGTGGCGTTGGGAGAGCACGATGTTCGGCGGGGCATACGACAACGTCGACCCCGTCCGGCGGCCCATTTACGGGGCTTTGAACCATCGCCGGTCGTTGATCGGTGGCTCCCCGCGGTTCGGCTCCGCGCACTTTCGGTTCACTGCTGAACTGCTGCGGCGGACGACCTTCTGCTACCCCGACAGCTGTTTCGAGCCCGGCCATTTCGCCGTCGCCGGCCGCTTCGAACTGCTCGAACTGCTCGAGCGAGACGAGGGCAAGGGGCGGGACCCGCTGGACGCCTACGTGGAGGCTCACGTCCACGGAGCGGTCCGGTTCGACCGCGATGTGGAGGCCCTGGTGTTGGACCCGAGTTATCGCGGTACTCAGGTCGAGGATCAGGCCCGTCTGCTGCAGTGCCCGCTGGAGTGGCATGACGGGTTCCGCCTCCGAGTGGACGTGCTGCGTCAGTATCCGGACTTTCGCGGACCGCGCTACGTCGAGCTGGGCGCCGCCCTCGCCGAGGGTGGTGTTCTGACGCCTCACATCCTGGGCCGGGCCGCGTGTACCGGACGCTATGAGCCACAGTCGCTGAAGCGCGTTTGGCATTACCTCGCCTGGCTGGGCACCGCTCAGGCTCAGTGA
- a CDS encoding DUF222 domain-containing protein, which yields MAAVEVPYTDAPDPDGSEMVASLRAENHRLRRRLDWLVAEQKWAEGRLEELTARCARLSLRVRIERDAEGLATEATDAEPAGSEAAGAGASGLAAALRGEPGARLAVAVAAAVGDLSAMTDPTTTDPRVDAGCIADLSNPVLVELATAAHRVAAWAGLASTLAADELARRCEADSADAADPERPWARDLGFRAAVAETATACVVSEYLVTARIDTVRALPTRLPGLWHLVAAGRVDLDRARMVHEKTLHLTTDMLTRLEPSLLVKALSLTMAQLRVWLDRAIARVDPEAYAQQAREALDHRGVSFRSAGRGMGRMAVTASVADIETARIIVEALAAAAVDEPGQERLPAARRADVVLDLIAAALDPEPDPEPDQNQTSDEGSASDVAGEPDGEPCSGLPVWDVTRPGGSADPRVASPRASYPDRPPSDGPPSAAASGSQPAPTKPDPAQPVPPGPSDAPATTACRGPNPTERFTDARIHVTVPLSVVLGGYGVSEVAGYGPVSEGTVRELLAALQRMSLQATYRCLIIDDTEGSPTHGTVLGIGRAPLALVRAATGLLRELVQARAQCCSFPGCRRQAMTCQIDHRVPHGEGGVTCECNLQPLCAHHHRLRDRGFTPHLVIPRPRPGSTTIRGRASPVITRWTTPAGRTITTDTEHPPW from the coding sequence ATGGCCGCTGTGGAAGTCCCCTACACAGACGCACCCGATCCGGATGGGTCCGAGATGGTGGCGAGCCTGCGGGCCGAGAACCACCGATTGCGGCGCCGGTTGGATTGGCTGGTCGCCGAGCAGAAGTGGGCCGAGGGACGCCTGGAGGAGTTGACCGCGCGGTGCGCGCGCCTGTCGCTGCGGGTACGGATCGAGCGGGACGCCGAGGGATTGGCCACCGAGGCCACGGATGCAGAGCCAGCGGGCTCGGAGGCAGCGGGTGCCGGGGCGTCCGGCTTGGCCGCCGCCCTGAGGGGCGAACCGGGCGCCCGTTTGGCAGTGGCAGTAGCCGCAGCCGTCGGTGACTTGTCCGCCATGACCGATCCCACGACCACCGATCCGCGCGTGGATGCCGGGTGCATCGCGGACCTGTCGAACCCGGTCCTGGTCGAACTGGCCACGGCTGCTCACCGAGTGGCGGCCTGGGCGGGTCTGGCGTCGACCCTGGCCGCCGATGAGTTGGCGCGGCGGTGTGAGGCCGACTCCGCCGACGCCGCCGACCCGGAGCGGCCGTGGGCGCGAGATCTGGGATTCAGGGCAGCAGTCGCCGAGACGGCCACCGCGTGCGTCGTCTCGGAGTACCTGGTCACGGCGCGCATCGATACGGTCCGGGCGCTGCCGACCCGCCTTCCGGGCCTCTGGCATCTGGTCGCGGCGGGTCGGGTCGATCTCGATCGAGCGCGGATGGTGCACGAGAAGACCCTGCACCTGACCACCGACATGCTGACCCGCCTGGAACCGTCGCTGCTGGTCAAGGCCCTGTCGTTGACGATGGCGCAGCTGCGAGTCTGGCTGGATCGCGCCATCGCCCGGGTGGACCCCGAAGCCTACGCACAACAGGCGCGGGAGGCATTGGATCATCGGGGGGTCTCGTTCCGGTCCGCGGGTCGCGGAATGGGCCGGATGGCCGTCACGGCGTCGGTGGCCGACATCGAGACCGCCCGCATCATCGTCGAGGCGCTGGCGGCCGCGGCGGTCGACGAGCCCGGTCAGGAGCGGTTGCCGGCCGCCCGCCGCGCCGATGTGGTGCTCGACCTGATCGCCGCGGCGCTCGACCCAGAGCCAGACCCGGAGCCAGACCAGAACCAGACCTCGGACGAGGGGTCAGCCTCGGATGTCGCGGGTGAGCCCGACGGCGAACCCTGTTCGGGCCTTCCGGTATGGGACGTGACCCGTCCGGGTGGCTCGGCCGATCCGAGGGTCGCCTCACCTCGGGCGTCCTACCCCGACCGGCCGCCGTCCGATGGTCCTCCCTCTGCGGCCGCCTCGGGCTCGCAACCAGCTCCCACGAAACCCGATCCCGCGCAACCGGTTCCACCCGGTCCGTCGGACGCGCCGGCCACCACAGCGTGCCGGGGCCCCAACCCTACCGAGCGCTTCACCGACGCCCGGATCCATGTCACCGTCCCGCTGTCGGTCGTGCTCGGCGGGTACGGGGTGAGTGAGGTCGCTGGGTATGGCCCGGTCAGTGAGGGCACAGTCCGAGAGCTCCTTGCCGCCCTGCAGCGGATGAGTCTGCAGGCGACCTACCGGTGCTTGATCATCGATGACACCGAGGGCTCACCGACCCATGGCACCGTGCTCGGCATCGGCCGCGCGCCGCTGGCGTTGGTCCGCGCCGCGACCGGGCTGTTGCGCGAACTGGTCCAGGCCCGCGCCCAATGCTGCTCCTTCCCGGGATGTCGACGCCAGGCGATGACCTGCCAGATCGATCACCGGGTGCCACACGGCGAGGGCGGAGTCACCTGCGAGTGCAACCTGCAGCCGCTGTGCGCGCATCATCATCGGCTACGTGATCGTGGCTTCACCCCCCACCTCGTGATCCCCCGGCCTCGACCGGGCTCGACGACCATCCGTGGCCGAGCCTCACCCGTGATCACCCGGTGGACCACCCCCGCGGGGCGCACCATCACCACCGATACCGAACACCCACCATGGTGA
- the gcvT gene encoding glycine cleavage system aminomethyltransferase GcvT codes for MSEHVNADGTAPRHTALYERHLELGAKLADFGGWEMPIEYPGGGVVKEHHAVRDRVGLFDASHLGKVDVKGPGAAAFVDSCLTNALERIGPGQAQYTLCCDESGGTVDDLLVYLRSADDVLLVPNAANTAEVARRLTEQAPAGISVVNRHTDYGVLAVQGPRSDEVLAALDLPTGHDYMQFVETSWQGHPLIVCRTGYTGERGYELLPPSEIAVAVWDAVLAEVRRQDGLPVGLGARDTLRTEMGYPLHGHELSLDITPVQARVGWAVGWRKPAFWGREALLAEKERGPARVARGLLALERGIPRADMTVLALDGADGSAGSVIGRTTSGTFSPTLGQGIALALVDPSVPLDSEVALDVRGRSVRCRVVNPPFVKTQVRES; via the coding sequence ATGAGTGAGCACGTCAACGCAGACGGCACCGCGCCGCGACACACGGCCCTGTACGAACGGCACCTCGAACTCGGCGCCAAGCTCGCCGACTTCGGCGGGTGGGAGATGCCGATCGAGTACCCGGGCGGGGGTGTCGTCAAGGAGCACCATGCGGTGCGTGATCGGGTCGGCCTGTTCGACGCCAGCCATCTCGGCAAGGTCGACGTGAAGGGGCCGGGAGCGGCGGCATTCGTCGACTCCTGCCTGACCAATGCGCTGGAGCGGATCGGCCCCGGGCAGGCGCAGTACACGCTGTGCTGCGACGAATCCGGCGGCACGGTCGATGATCTGCTGGTCTACCTGCGCAGCGCGGACGACGTGCTGCTGGTGCCGAACGCGGCCAACACCGCCGAGGTGGCACGCCGGTTGACCGAGCAGGCGCCCGCGGGGATCTCGGTCGTGAACCGGCACACCGACTACGGCGTGCTGGCCGTGCAGGGGCCGCGCAGCGACGAGGTGCTCGCCGCGCTCGACCTGCCGACCGGGCACGACTACATGCAGTTCGTCGAGACCTCGTGGCAGGGCCACCCGCTGATCGTCTGCCGTACCGGCTACACGGGGGAGCGCGGGTACGAGTTGCTGCCGCCCTCCGAGATCGCGGTGGCGGTGTGGGACGCGGTACTGGCCGAGGTGAGGCGCCAGGACGGGCTGCCGGTCGGCCTGGGGGCACGCGACACCTTGCGGACCGAGATGGGGTACCCGCTGCACGGGCATGAGCTCTCGCTCGACATCACCCCGGTTCAGGCCCGCGTGGGCTGGGCGGTCGGCTGGCGCAAGCCGGCGTTCTGGGGCCGCGAGGCGCTGCTGGCCGAGAAGGAGCGTGGACCGGCGCGCGTGGCCCGCGGGCTGCTGGCGCTCGAGCGGGGCATCCCGCGCGCCGACATGACGGTGCTGGCGCTGGACGGCGCCGACGGCTCGGCCGGCAGCGTGATCGGCCGGACGACGTCCGGCACGTTCTCGCCGACCCTCGGTCAGGGCATCGCGCTGGCACTGGTCGACCCCTCGGTGCCGTTGGACAGCGAGGTGGCACTCGACGTCCGCGGCCGCTCGGTGCGATGCCGTGTGGTGAACCCGCCGTTCGTGAAGACGCAGGTGCGCGAGAGCTGA
- a CDS encoding leucyl aminopeptidase has product MATVTLSAKSAATVAADALVVAVGSSPDGPRVLGTSLLPPGLVRRVRSLLEPLGITGAADEVHRLPSDGAVAAALVVLTGVGPLAGGRALPSSEAVRRAAGAATRSLAGRRTVAFAMPVDGERLGAVCEGALLGAYAFTRYRSTKPDTRPGTTPGAGAKAPVRSVVVLTDQARSRAARDIAQRAQTVADAVRATRDLINTPPSDLYPQTFAEAATAAAAELPVKVTVLDERRLARGGYGGLMGVGQGSSRPPRLVRLDYSPAGASAHVALVGKGITFDTGGISLKPPAGMELMKSDMSGAAAVLGTVVAVARLGLPVRVTGWLALAENMPSGTATRPSDVITIRGGTTVEVLNTDAEGRLVLADALVDAVAAEPDLIVDVATLTGAQMVALGKRVSAIMANDDGLRDRLHRVAEAAGEQFWPMPLPADLRAAMDSPVADIANMGEQFGGMLTAGVFLAEFVGGLNGPIPWAHLDIAGPAFNSPKPYGYTPVGGTGVAVRTMLALVEDVAAQGARTPSGRIRG; this is encoded by the coding sequence GTGGCCACCGTGACCCTGTCTGCCAAGTCCGCTGCAACCGTCGCCGCCGACGCCCTCGTCGTCGCCGTGGGGTCGAGTCCGGACGGTCCCCGCGTGCTCGGTACCAGCCTGTTGCCGCCAGGCCTGGTGCGTCGGGTGCGCTCGTTGCTCGAACCTCTCGGGATCACCGGCGCCGCCGACGAGGTGCACCGGCTGCCCTCGGACGGCGCAGTCGCCGCCGCGCTGGTCGTGCTCACCGGGGTCGGCCCCCTGGCAGGTGGCCGCGCGCTGCCGTCGTCCGAGGCCGTACGCCGGGCCGCCGGCGCGGCGACCCGCTCACTGGCCGGACGGCGCACCGTCGCCTTCGCGATGCCGGTGGACGGCGAGCGGCTGGGCGCGGTGTGCGAGGGCGCCCTGCTGGGCGCCTACGCGTTCACCCGCTACCGCAGCACCAAGCCCGACACGCGCCCCGGCACCACGCCCGGCGCGGGAGCCAAGGCGCCGGTGCGCTCGGTGGTGGTGCTCACCGATCAGGCCCGCTCGCGCGCCGCCCGCGACATCGCTCAGCGCGCACAGACCGTGGCGGACGCCGTCCGGGCCACCCGCGACCTGATCAACACCCCGCCGTCCGACCTGTACCCGCAGACCTTCGCCGAGGCCGCCACGGCCGCCGCCGCCGAACTGCCCGTGAAGGTCACCGTGCTCGACGAACGCCGGCTCGCCCGCGGCGGCTACGGCGGTCTGATGGGTGTCGGCCAGGGATCGAGCCGGCCACCGCGGCTGGTCCGCCTCGACTACTCCCCCGCCGGGGCGAGTGCCCATGTGGCCCTGGTGGGCAAGGGAATCACGTTCGACACCGGGGGCATCTCGCTCAAGCCACCCGCCGGCATGGAGCTCATGAAGAGCGACATGTCCGGGGCCGCCGCGGTGCTCGGCACGGTCGTCGCCGTGGCGCGGCTCGGGCTGCCGGTGCGGGTCACCGGGTGGCTCGCCCTCGCCGAGAACATGCCCTCGGGGACGGCGACGCGACCCTCGGATGTGATCACGATCCGCGGCGGTACCACGGTCGAGGTGCTCAACACCGACGCCGAGGGTCGTCTGGTCCTTGCCGACGCGCTGGTGGACGCCGTCGCCGCCGAACCCGACCTGATCGTCGATGTCGCCACCCTGACTGGCGCCCAGATGGTCGCCCTCGGCAAGCGGGTCAGCGCGATCATGGCCAACGACGACGGCCTGCGTGACCGGCTGCACCGGGTGGCCGAGGCGGCGGGCGAACAGTTCTGGCCGATGCCACTGCCCGCGGATCTGCGGGCTGCCATGGACTCGCCGGTGGCCGACATCGCGAACATGGGCGAGCAGTTCGGCGGCATGTTGACCGCGGGGGTGTTCCTGGCCGAGTTCGTGGGCGGACTGAACGGCCCGATCCCGTGGGCGCACCTCGACATCGCCGGGCCCGCATTCAACTCCCCCAAGCCTTACGGCTACACGCCCGTCGGCGGCACCGGCGTGGCTGTCCGCACGATGCTCGCCCTCGTCGAGGACGTGGCCGCTCAGGGCGCGCGCACGCCCAGCGGGCGCATCCGGGGATGA
- the lpdA gene encoding dihydrolipoyl dehydrogenase translates to MTDSADGSVFDLVILGGGSGGYAAALRGAELGLSVALVERDKLGGTCLHRGCIPTKALLHAAEVADVARESAQFGVNTTLNSIDIGKVNDYKDGVIGRLYKGLQGLVKSKSITYVEGEGRLVAPNTVEAAGRRLTGRNVVLATGSYARSLPGLDIGGRVMTSDQALTLDVIPSSVIVLGGGVIGVEFASVWKSFGAEVTIVEGLPRLVPAEDEACSKALERAFRKRKIAFKTGVRFAGVTQDASSVTVSLENGDTVTADLLLVAVGRGPNTSGFGYEENGVAMDRGFVLADERLRTNVPGIFAVGDIVPGLQLAHRGFQQGIFVAEEVAGLNPAPIVESGIPRVTYCEPEIASVGLTEAQAKEKYGADAVTSYEYNLGGNGKSQILGTTGFVKLVRTKDGPVVGVHMVGARIGEQVGEAQLIVNWEAFPEEVAQLVHAHPTQNEALGEAHLALAGKPLHAHA, encoded by the coding sequence GTGACTGACTCTGCCGACGGTTCCGTCTTCGACCTGGTCATCCTGGGAGGAGGCAGCGGCGGATACGCCGCCGCACTGCGCGGAGCCGAACTCGGTCTGTCCGTGGCACTCGTCGAGCGGGACAAGCTCGGTGGCACCTGCCTGCACCGCGGCTGCATCCCCACCAAGGCCCTGCTCCACGCGGCCGAGGTGGCCGACGTGGCCCGTGAGAGCGCCCAGTTCGGCGTGAACACCACGCTGAACTCGATCGACATCGGCAAGGTGAACGACTACAAGGACGGCGTGATCGGCCGGCTCTACAAGGGCCTGCAGGGTCTGGTGAAGAGCAAGTCCATCACCTACGTCGAGGGCGAGGGCCGCCTCGTCGCGCCGAACACCGTCGAGGCTGCCGGGCGCCGGCTCACCGGGCGCAACGTCGTCCTGGCCACCGGGTCCTACGCCCGCTCGCTGCCGGGCCTCGACATCGGCGGCCGGGTGATGACCAGCGACCAGGCCCTGACCCTGGACGTGATCCCCTCCAGCGTGATCGTGCTGGGCGGCGGCGTGATCGGTGTCGAGTTCGCCTCGGTCTGGAAGTCCTTCGGCGCCGAGGTGACCATCGTCGAGGGCCTGCCCCGGCTGGTGCCGGCCGAGGATGAGGCCTGCTCGAAGGCGCTCGAGCGCGCCTTCCGCAAGCGCAAGATTGCCTTCAAGACCGGGGTGCGTTTCGCCGGCGTGACCCAGGACGCCTCCAGCGTCACGGTCTCGCTCGAGAACGGCGACACCGTGACCGCCGACCTGTTGCTGGTCGCCGTCGGCCGCGGGCCGAATACCAGCGGATTCGGCTACGAGGAGAACGGCGTCGCGATGGATCGCGGCTTCGTGCTCGCCGATGAGCGACTGCGCACCAACGTGCCCGGCATCTTCGCCGTCGGCGACATCGTGCCCGGCCTGCAGCTCGCCCACCGCGGCTTCCAGCAGGGCATCTTCGTCGCGGAAGAGGTCGCCGGCCTCAACCCGGCGCCCATCGTGGAGTCCGGCATCCCGCGGGTCACCTACTGCGAGCCGGAGATCGCCTCGGTCGGCCTCACCGAGGCCCAGGCCAAGGAGAAGTACGGCGCGGACGCCGTGACGAGCTACGAGTACAACCTCGGCGGCAACGGCAAGAGCCAGATCCTGGGCACCACGGGTTTCGTCAAGCTGGTGCGCACGAAGGACGGCCCCGTCGTCGGGGTGCACATGGTCGGCGCCCGGATCGGTGAGCAGGTGGGCGAGGCCCAGCTGATCGTCAACTGGGAGGCCTTCCCCGAGGAGGTCGCGCAGCTGGTGCACGCCCACCCGACCCAGAACGAGGCCCTCGGCGAAGCCCACCTCGCCCTGGCCGGCAAGCCGCTGCACGCCCACGCCTGA
- the sucB gene encoding 2-oxoglutarate dehydrogenase, E2 component, dihydrolipoamide succinyltransferase, which produces MSDSVQMPALGESVTEGTVTRWLKQVGERVEVDEPLLEVSTDKVDTEIPSPVAGVLEQILVAEDETVAVGTQLAVIGDGSGGGAAAAAPAAAPEPAPAPEPAPEPAPVAAPAPAPAPAPEPAAAPASSGGAEGSRVQMPALGESVTEGTVTRWLKAEGDQVAVDEPLLEVSTDKVDTEIPSPVAGVLTKILVAEDETVPVGADLAIVGGSAAAAAAPAAPPAAPAPAPAPAPTPAPAPAPVAAPAPPPAPAPVAAPAPAPAAAPAASGGDVSSYVTPLVRRMAADRGINLATVTGTGVGGRIRKQDVLDAAAAQEAAKAAPAPTAPAASAAPRAAAAPSASAAALRGQTVKMSRLRQVIASRMVESLQVSAQLTTVVEVDVTKIARLRDRAKADFAAREGVKLSFLPFFALAAVEALKQYPVLNASISGDQITYYDEEHLGVAVDTDRGLLVPVIKGAGGMNIAGIARKIADLADRTRHNKITPDELGGGTFTLTNTGSRGALFDTPIINQPQTGILGTGAVVRRPVVVRDADGGETIAIRSMAYLALSYDHRIVDGADAARFLVAMKDRLEEGAFEADLGL; this is translated from the coding sequence ATGTCCGACTCCGTGCAGATGCCGGCCCTCGGCGAGAGCGTGACCGAAGGCACTGTGACCCGTTGGCTCAAGCAGGTCGGGGAGCGGGTGGAGGTCGACGAGCCGCTGCTCGAGGTCTCCACGGACAAGGTCGACACCGAGATCCCGTCACCGGTGGCCGGCGTGCTCGAGCAGATCCTGGTGGCCGAGGACGAGACGGTGGCTGTCGGCACCCAGCTCGCGGTGATCGGCGACGGGAGCGGTGGCGGTGCGGCCGCTGCTGCTCCGGCGGCAGCGCCCGAGCCTGCGCCGGCACCTGAGCCCGCACCTGAGCCTGCTCCGGTGGCCGCGCCGGCTCCTGCCCCCGCCCCGGCACCGGAACCGGCGGCTGCCCCGGCATCCTCCGGAGGAGCCGAGGGCAGCCGGGTACAGATGCCCGCGCTCGGTGAGAGCGTCACCGAGGGCACCGTCACCCGGTGGCTCAAGGCCGAGGGCGACCAGGTCGCCGTCGACGAACCCCTGCTCGAGGTGTCGACCGACAAGGTCGACACCGAGATCCCCTCGCCGGTCGCGGGGGTACTCACCAAGATCCTGGTCGCCGAGGACGAGACCGTGCCCGTGGGTGCGGACCTGGCGATCGTCGGCGGCTCGGCCGCCGCGGCCGCCGCGCCTGCGGCGCCCCCGGCAGCCCCTGCCCCGGCACCAGCACCGGCACCCACCCCGGCACCCGCACCCGCTCCGGTGGCTGCTCCCGCACCCCCGCCGGCACCCGCTCCGGTGGCTGCGCCCGCGCCGGCACCCGCTGCGGCACCCGCGGCGTCCGGTGGAGATGTCTCGTCCTACGTGACGCCCCTGGTTCGGCGCATGGCCGCCGATCGTGGGATCAACCTGGCCACCGTCACCGGCACCGGTGTCGGCGGGCGGATCCGCAAGCAGGACGTGCTCGACGCCGCAGCGGCTCAGGAGGCCGCGAAGGCGGCACCGGCACCGACCGCACCGGCGGCCTCGGCGGCTCCCCGGGCCGCGGCGGCTCCCTCGGCGAGTGCGGCGGCGCTGCGCGGTCAGACGGTCAAGATGTCCCGCCTGCGTCAGGTCATCGCCTCGCGCATGGTCGAGTCGTTGCAGGTGTCGGCCCAGTTGACCACGGTGGTCGAGGTCGACGTCACCAAGATCGCCCGCCTGCGAGACCGCGCCAAGGCCGACTTCGCCGCCCGTGAGGGCGTCAAGCTGTCGTTCCTGCCGTTCTTCGCCCTGGCCGCGGTCGAGGCGCTCAAGCAGTACCCGGTGCTCAACGCCAGCATCAGCGGCGACCAGATCACCTACTACGACGAGGAGCACCTCGGCGTGGCGGTCGACACCGACCGTGGCCTGCTGGTGCCGGTCATCAAGGGTGCCGGCGGTATGAACATCGCCGGCATCGCCCGCAAGATCGCCGATCTGGCCGACCGGACCCGCCACAACAAGATCACCCCGGACGAGCTCGGCGGCGGGACGTTCACGCTCACCAACACCGGCAGCCGGGGTGCGCTCTTCGACACCCCGATCATCAACCAGCCGCAGACCGGCATCCTCGGCACGGGTGCCGTGGTGCGTCGTCCGGTCGTGGTGCGCGACGCCGATGGCGGCGAGACCATCGCCATCCGGTCGATGGCCTACCTCGCCCTGTCGTACGACCACCGCATCGTGGACGGCGCGGATGCCGCACGCTTCCTGGTGGCGATGAAGGACCGTCTCGAGGAAGGTGCCTTCGAGGCCGACCTCGGGTTGTGA
- the ligD gene encoding non-homologous end-joining DNA ligase: protein MQIAGREVTITNPGKIVFPALGLTKLELIEYYLAVADGALRGVRDRPMVLKRFVKGIAAEAFFQKRAPEKRPDWVRVARLNYARGTFADEAVVDDAAGLAWAINLGCVDLNPHPVRSGDLDHPDELRIDLDPMPGVTWEQILDVAHVVHTVLTDHGLTAWPKTSGSRGFHIYSPIAPHWPYPTVRLAAQTVAREVELRAPDLATSKWWKEERQGVFVDFNQNAKDRTVASAYSVRATPDARVSTPLRWDEVAQCRPEMFTVRSVAARFAQIGDPWQGMQEVTGSLDALLERADALGPAEKPPRGSGHDPTAGRRRPQRPLLEIARAKTRQEAMAGYERWATRHPAVASQLAEIDVLVDGMRGRSSLWYRIRVNLQHVPEADRPEQEPLEVDYDPWEGIVW from the coding sequence ATGCAGATCGCCGGCCGAGAGGTCACCATCACCAACCCCGGCAAGATCGTGTTCCCGGCGCTCGGGCTCACCAAGCTCGAGCTGATCGAGTACTACCTGGCGGTCGCGGACGGCGCGCTACGCGGCGTCCGCGACCGGCCCATGGTGCTCAAACGCTTCGTGAAAGGTATTGCGGCCGAGGCGTTCTTTCAGAAGCGCGCCCCCGAGAAGCGGCCGGACTGGGTGCGGGTGGCCCGCTTGAACTACGCCCGCGGCACCTTCGCCGACGAGGCGGTCGTGGACGACGCGGCCGGGCTGGCGTGGGCGATCAACCTCGGCTGCGTCGACCTCAACCCGCATCCGGTGCGCTCGGGCGACCTGGATCATCCCGATGAACTGCGCATCGACCTCGACCCGATGCCCGGGGTGACCTGGGAGCAGATCCTCGACGTGGCGCACGTCGTCCACACGGTGTTGACCGACCACGGACTGACGGCCTGGCCCAAGACCTCCGGCTCGCGCGGATTCCACATCTACTCCCCCATCGCCCCGCACTGGCCCTACCCCACGGTGCGCCTGGCCGCCCAGACGGTGGCCCGCGAGGTCGAACTGCGTGCCCCCGACCTGGCCACCAGCAAGTGGTGGAAAGAGGAGCGGCAGGGGGTGTTCGTCGACTTCAACCAGAACGCCAAGGACCGCACCGTCGCCTCGGCGTACTCGGTGCGTGCCACCCCGGATGCCCGGGTGTCGACGCCGCTGCGCTGGGACGAGGTGGCGCAATGCCGTCCGGAGATGTTCACCGTGCGCTCGGTGGCGGCGCGGTTCGCGCAGATCGGTGACCCGTGGCAGGGCATGCAGGAGGTCACCGGGTCCCTCGACGCCTTGCTCGAACGAGCCGATGCCCTGGGTCCGGCCGAGAAGCCGCCCCGGGGTTCGGGCCACGACCCGACGGCCGGGCGACGCCGACCGCAACGGCCGCTGCTCGAGATCGCGCGGGCCAAAACCAGGCAGGAGGCCATGGCCGGGTACGAGCGGTGGGCGACCCGACATCCGGCGGTGGCCTCGCAGCTGGCCGAGATCGATGTTCTGGTGGACGGCATGCGGGGTCGCAGTTCACTGTGGTACCGGATCAGGGTCAACCTGCAGCACGTCCCCGAGGCCGACCGCCCGGAACAGGAACCGCTCGAGGTCGACTACGACCCGTGGGAAGGAATC